ccatgcaaccgGTGCTTGCTCAAGGTACTGGTATTTTCCCCTCAATCATGGATGATaacacatcgtattatcaatctcaactcccgtGGGAGTACATAACTCTTGCTGCCCCTAGGGGCACCGTGTTTCTTGTGGCTTTCTCACACAAAGTAGGTACCCATTcatagctgggtggactgggacacagagTCCAtctctggtcatctaccaacggattcgtgggttcttttacgTGCAGGTTTATTCCCAGGCTTTTACACCCGGTTACATGTGGGTTCGATACCGACACcacaacctcgctggatcactagtcaGGCAATTTAGCCAGATCGCCCAAATCGCCCACCGCGCCCCCTGTGTATTTCAATCATTAATCATGAATTGACGTGCCATAGCATGGCGCACTGGAGACTAGTCTTGTTGTCAACTTAGCCAGTCTTCTATTCTGTTCACAGCAACTGTCTGCAGATGCCAGCTTCAACATACTGAGGGCAATCAGACGTCTGAGGACAATACAGAGAAGAAACATGGACCACCCGTCCCAAATTCTACAGCGGAGGAATGCCACGGAAGGTAGGTCGGGATgtggggtgtgggtgtgggtgtgggtgtgggtgtgggtgtgggtgtgggtgtgggtgtgggtgtgggtgtgggtgtgggtgtgggtgtgggtgtggatagGTAGGTTATCTTtaatctttatttcctccacaaTTATGAAGAATGCTACATGTTAACGCAATATTTTAAGTTGAGTATACTATGAATCAGCAAACAATGAATTTTGCAGACATTTTAGAGTGACAATCAGCCATAGAATCAGACACCAATATCATAACTTTCCCATTCTGTCATATTTAAATTACTAAGTGTTGGACAAGGTCCACCAAGCAAATCAGGAATTGCATGTATTACACCGTCATCATTTTCCCAAACGTCAAAAAGTCATATACTGATATAATATCACATatctttcaaacatttcatttctcaAGTCATTAAGGTTCTTACAGGACATGATATCATGTGTAACAATATCAGAAGCTACTATTCCACATATACACTGTCTGGATTCAATCGCTTTACAGCCAGTGTGAATGATATGAGAGATTTTGTGAAATCCATGCTTATTGATCAAGGCTAGTTCCCACAGTCTGTTTGGATTAAAGGGATCTCGGATAAGGCAATATCTGGAGAGATCATCTCTCACTGCTATCTGATGAGCACATAACATTAGATTCTACAAATCATAAGCAAACAAGATTTCTCTATAGACCCGGGTTATCTAGAACCACGAGAGAGGCGGTGTTTTGGGGCAGACCTATCATCTATCTGCATAAATACCTTTCCGTTAATTCCAACATATCCCGTCCTCTTGACCTTAAAATGCCCCAGACAGTGTAACCATATACGGCACATGATAATATTACATTGTTCCATATACGACATGACTGACTGAACTATAGCACAAGCCAAGGTAATATATATTACCTAGTTTACGGGTTTACTGGTTTACTTTttcacatgataacattgttcTGCCATACGACTTATTACATGAAGACAACTGAACTCCTGCGTACGTAACAGACTGAATGTGGCCACAGTACCAAGATACAAACTAACTGGTGTAAAGTATTTGTCTGCCTTGAATACAAGCAGGGCACTATTGTGGGTTCAGGGTAGGTGTGAGCGTAAGTGTTGAGGTGAGTGTGGGTACCGGTGTGAACGTGAGTGTAGATGTGTGGATTGCAGAGTGAGTGTGGGAGCGAGCGTTGGTGTGGGTGTTATGTGGGCGTGTGTGGTGCTAATTTGGAGAACAAGCACTGCGATAATGTTCTAAACAAACCATAATAGTGTTTATAGTAGACTGATCACGCTATTTAACACAAATGATGAGTTCCCCACCAGCTGTTCCATACCACCAGTACCGTACCATCAGCCTCTACCATATGTCCCCTACCATCGGCACCCTACCATCAGCGCCTATTATCTGTTCCCTACCATGTGTCCCCTACCATCAACCCCTTTACCATCGGTCCTCTACCATCAGTCCCTTACTGTCTGTCCCCTGCCATCAGCCCCTACCATCAGTCCCTTACAATCTGTCCCCTACCATCAACCCCTACCAACAGCCCCCCACCATCAGTCCCCTACCATCAGTCCCTTACAATCTGTTCCCTACCATCAACCCCTACCATCAGCCCCCTACTATCAGTCCCCTACAATCAGCCCCTGCCATGAACCCCAACTATCAGCTTTCGTGTCTAACACTGGTGTTTCAGGCCAAGTGACGTGCAACTCCTGTTCCTTCTCCAGCGAAACCAAAAAGTGTGTATACGTGGATGAAGTGTGTGCCCCCGGGGTAAGTATAGGACCTAGTTGTGACATGCCACACTCCTACTGTCATGATTAGGAACGTAGTTGCTGTAAAAGCAACAACCGGTACCTGTATTGTCAGATCAGTCTGCAGTGACCGTATCACACCCGTATCACACCCCTATCACACTTTAAAgcatttcttgttttctttggaATGTATCTAATAGAATCGGTTTTCTGCTATTGAATTTGTAAACTGTTATATAATTACTGTTTAACAAGGCATGCAAAGTACCGTATGTTGTTTAATGTAAACTGTTtgttaaaagaaagtatacataaATGTCCGATTGTGACTGGAAATAAACACTTAACAGATGGCGATGTAATGATAAGATATCATAGTTTGGGACTTAACACTGTAGTGTTACTGTTTTATGTTTAGTAACTGAGCTCTAGTCTAAAAtcggggcggttgggtagccaagtggttaaaacattctctcgtcacaccgaagacctgggttcgctTCCAAAAATGGGTTCAACGCGTGAAGTCTACATCTGATGTCCCctcccgtgatattgcttaagTATTGcttgaagcggcgtaaaaccacactcactcacgcagACCAAAATCAAGTTCATATGTTCTTCTACCCACTGTGTAACGCGGGTTCTTTCCCCCACAGCAAATCTGCGCACACATCTGGCGGAATGAGGGTAGAAACAGGAACTACAACGGCTGCATCAACCCTGACCTGTGTTCCATGATTAAAGAGGCCAAGGATTCCACGTACGTGATGGTGTCCTGTTGTGCTAGCGACTTTTGCAACTGGTAAAGAAGTCTGCCATACCTTCCCTTCCACATCAGAGCAATAGTTGGAGGTGTAGGTGAAATGTATCCCAGGACAGTCAATAATGGAAACTGTCGCTGATCATTTTAAATACTAGTATAGTTTTATGCGTGAAGTAATCATTATACAAATGTCAGAGATACGGACATACGTCATGTAAACATGGGATACCTGGCCATGTATGACGTCACTATTTAGATACCTGGCAATATAGGGCGTCGCCTTTTGGAATCCCTAGTCATGAAAGACGTCAATATTTGGTATCTGACCATGTAGGACTTGTCGATTGGGATGCGTAGCCATGCAGTACGTCGCTATTGGGATGTCTATCCATGCAGGACGTCAATATTTGAATACACGGCCATGTAGAACGTGTCTATTTGGGTTCCCTGGCCatctatgacgtcactattgGGTTACCTGACTATATATGACGTCACTACTGGGACACGTGTCCATGTATGACATCACCTTTAGGATACCGAGCAATATATGTCGTGACTGCTGAGGTAGCTGGTCATGTTTGATGTGATGCTTCCAGTTACACATATTGCCCGTGTAAATGGACATTTAATCTGCTACTGCTGTGTAATGATATTTTATCTCAATATACTGGTTAATCTAGAGCAGCGCTAGTTGAGAAATCACTGGAAGTATAAGAACGAGTGTGTGATTCGTCAGTTTTACATGTGCATCTAGATGATCATCATCAAGTGAAGGTATTGCTTTCTTGCTGAAACAATAAACTTCTTCTCTTATCAAGTGTTCTGTTGTGTCAACATCAATAGACAGACCGTTCTGTATATACGTGATATCAACAGCAGCAATCGCACTTCATAACAAACGTAAACAAATTGCAAAGTACAACGGacactgtttcatgtttcatacaCATCTTTGTCAGTGTTGACAAACATTCAATCATCTACTGTACCCTTGCTGCCTCAAAGTCATGAAATCACATAATTACAAttacactgacatctatcactGGTACCCGCACCTTTAGCCCATCTTGTCTGACTTGCATACACCTATCTGTTTGCCTCGTAGCATTCACCCTATCCTCACTTGCATACACCTATCTGTTTGCCTCGTAGCATTCACCCTATCCTCACTTGCATACACCTATCTGTTGGCCTCGGGGCATTCACCCTATCCTCACTTGCATACACCTATCTGTTGACCTCGTAGCATTCACCCTATCCTCACTTGCATACACCTATCTGTTGGCCTCGGGGCATTCACCCAGCCCTCACTTGCATACACCTATGTATTGTCCTCGTGGCATTCAACCCAGCCCGActttcatacatatacattttattATAATGATATACACCCTGTACTGATCTCCAGTAGTCTTGCCGGTCAGGGTCACATCTCAGCGGGATTTGAAAATACCTACCAATAGTTCTTAGGGTCTACTTGTCGGTTAGGTGACATTGTGCATTCAAATCAATATAGAAGTAGACCTCATGGAACACACCCTAAAAGAACTTCCATATATATCATGACTCCT
Above is a genomic segment from Haliotis asinina isolate JCU_RB_2024 chromosome 7, JCU_Hal_asi_v2, whole genome shotgun sequence containing:
- the LOC137291175 gene encoding uncharacterized protein, translating into MLKVAVFIACVVMVLSESQQQLSADASFNILRAIRRLRTIQRRNMDHPSQILQRRNATEGQVTCNSCSFSSETKKCVYVDEVCAPGQICAHIWRNEGRNRNYNGCINPDLCSMIKEAKDSTYVMVSCCASDFCNW